The following is a genomic window from Amycolatopsis acidiphila.
GTTCGGTCATGATCGCTCCTGGGAGGTCGGGGTGCGCGGGGTGTAGGCGATGCCGTTGACGAGCACCCGGAACCCCCACGCGAGGCGTTCGTCCGGGGTGCCGGACAGCAGGTCGGCGCCGATCGCGGCGATGTGCGGATGAGACGGGCCGCGCACGGCCCGCGCGAGCGCGTTCCAGTCGTGCTCGCCGGGGCTCGTGCCGGGGTTCGCGGCGGAGTGCTTTGCGGGTCCGGTGCCGGAGTGCTCGGCCATGGAGTGCTCGGCGGATCCGGTGCCGGGGCCCGCGGCGGAGTGCTCGGCGGCGGTCGCGGTGCCGTGCTGCAGCAGCACGTCCACCCCCCAGGCCGCCTGCGCCCGCGGTACGCCGCCCTCGTCCAGCAGTGCGAGCAGCGCCTCGATCAGCTCGAGGTAGTGCTTGCCGCTGGGACGGGCGACGACGGCGGAGCGGGCCAGCCCGGGATGGTCGAACAGTACGGCGGTGTAGGACGTGAGCACCGCGATGAGCCGGTCGCGCCAGTCGCCCCGTGCGTGCACGGGAGCCAGGTCGACCGTGCCCAGCAGCTCGTCGAGCACCGCGGCGTGCAGCTCCGCGGTGTTGGCGACGTAGACGTAGAGCGAAGCCGCGCCGGTGTCGAGCTCCTGCGCGAGCCGGCGCATGGTCACCTTCTGCAGGCCCTCGGCCCGCATGATCCCGACCGCCGCGGCGATGATGCCCGCCCTCGTGAGGGCCGGCTTCGCCGGGCGTTCGCGACGACTGGGGGTCCGTTCCGATCCGGTGGCCATGCGGCCACTGTAGCGAACGTGTTCGTCACGAACAAGTTCGCTACAAACACGTTCGTAGCGAACTTGTTCGATGTGACCGGGGTCGTTCTCTTTCTCGCGAGATATCCAGGTAGAAGAGTTCTTCGCGCGAGTGGCTGCCGGGGCAGGAGACGAACGTGTTCGCTCGGTCTCGCTGGGCGGCTCGGCGGTGCGTCAGTGCATCGTTGGTCGGCCGGTCACTGGGTCCCTGCGGCGAGGCGGTTGGGGTGATCGAGGTGATCGCGGTGGTTGGGGTGGTCCCTGCGGCGAGGCGCTCACTGTCGGTCGCCGCGGTCGAGGTGGCCGAGCGCGAGCACGGCGGCGCCCACGCCGCCGACGCCAAGCCGCCGCGCGAGCACGTCGGCCCAAGCCGCTGCGTGAGCGCCACGCCCAAGCCGCCGGGCAAACACGGCGGGCACCTCCGCGGCGAGCCGGAGCAGCTCGCGGACGGCCCGGCCGGTTTCCAAGCCGGGCGCGGGTGTGGGCGTCACCGGATCAGGGCAGCCTGGGCGCTGGACAATCGAGTGATCTCCGGGAGACCCCATGACCGCAGCACACCTCGTCGGCCGCCTGGCGGACACGCTTCTCGACCGCACCGTGCTCGGCGGCTACCCCCGCTGGGGGCTGGAGCTGCGCCGCAGGCTGCCCGGCTGGCCCGCGGACCCCGCGCCGGGCGCGCTGCGCGGCCGGTCGGTGCTGATCACCGGCGCCAACTCCGGGCTCGGCAAGGCCACGGCCGCGGGAGTGGCCCGCCTGGGCGCGTGCGCGCACCTGCTCGTGCGCGACCCCGTCAAGGGCGAACACGCCCGCGCGGAGCTGCTGGCCGAGATCCCGGGAGCCGACGTGCGGCTGTGGTGCTGCGACGTCTCCGACCTCGAGGACGTGCAGCGGTTCACCGCGAAGTTCGCCGCCGCCGAGTCGAAGCTCGACGTCCTCGTGCACAACGCCGGGGTGCTGCCCGACCGGCGCACGACCAGCGCCCAGGGCCATGAGCAGACGCTGGCCACCCATGTGCTCGGCCCGCTGCGGATGACCGAGTCGCTCCGCCCGCACCTGCGCGCGGCCGGCGCCGCCCGGGTGATCCTGCTGTCCTCCGGCGGCATGTACACCCAGAAACTCCCCACCGGGGACCTCGAGTACCGCGACGGGTCGTACCGCGGCGCGACCGCCTACGCCCGCACCAAACGCGTCCAGGTCGCGCTGCTGCCGATCCTCGCCCAGCGGTGGGCCGCCGACGGCATCCGCGTGCACGGCACCCATCCCGGCTGGGCCGACACCCCCGGCGTCGCCGACTCGCTGCCCGGGTTCCACAGGCTCACCGGCCGCATCCTGCGCGATCCCGCGCAGGGCGCGGACACCACCGTCTGGCTCGCCGCCACCACACCCGCGCCGCCGGGCGGGCAGCTCTGGCACGACCGCCGTCCGCGTCCGGCCGACCTCGTGCCGTGGACCCACGCGAGCGATGCCGACCGGCAGGCGGTGTGGGCCGAATGCGCCCGCGCCGCCGGGATCGACCCGGGGGAGACCGGGTGACCGCCCGGAAACCTGGCCGCCACCCGTCCCAAGGCGTCGCGGTGCGGCGTGCACCGAAAACCAGGCGGCGATCGCGCCTGGATGACTTAGCCTCACGGGGACGACCGACCCCCTCGGAGGCGACCGCCATGATCGTGCTGGCCCACCTCAGCGACACCCACCTCGACGGCAGCGAACACCGGGCGGCGCGGGCGAAGCGGGTGCTGGACTACCTCACCGATCTGCCCGGCCCTGTCGCGGCCGTGCTGGTCACCGGCGACCTCGCCGACCACGGCACACCGGCCGAGTACGAGGAGGTGCGCAAGACACTGGCTTCGGCGAACCCGGTGTTCACCTGCCCCGGCAACCACGACGTCCGCGAGTCCTACCGCTCGGTCCTGCTGGGCGAGCGGGCCGGGGGCGGCCCGGTCAACCGCCTGCACCACGCGGGCGGCGCGGTCTTCGCGATGTGCGACTCCTCGATCCCCGGCCGCGACGAGGGCTACCTCGACGACGAGACGCTCGCCTGGCTCGGCGACGCGCTCGCCGCCACCGACGCCGACACCCCGGTGTTCGTGTGCTTCCACCACCCGCCGGTGCGGCTGCACAGCCCGTTCATCGACGGGACCCGCCAGCGCGGCGAGGAGCGGCTCGCGGCGCTGCTCGCCCGGTACCCGCAGGTCGTCGCGGTGCTGTGCGGGCACGCGCACACCGGCGCCGCGAGCAGTTTCGCGGGCAAGCCGCTGCGCGTCGCGCCCGGTGTGGTGTCCACGCTCAAGCTGCCCTGGGAGCACCGCGACGACCTGGACTACGACCTGCCCCCGGCCATCGCGTTCCACGTCCTCGACGACGACCGCCGGCTGACCACGCACTACCGCGTCGTCCCCTGATCACCGGGTGGCGCTGAGCAGCCACACCCCGACCCGGTCCGGGGCGCCGTGGTCGAAGACGTCGGGCACCGGGCGGCCGTGGCGGCGTGTCTCGGCCGCGATGTCGGTGACCTCGGCCGTCCAGCCGTGGCGGGCCACCCACGGCGCCGGCTCGGTGTCCGGGCCGCGCCGCACGAGGTTGGCCATCATCATCGCCGACACCCGTTCCGCCTCGTCGGTCGCGCGGGAGGTCATGGTGGCCTCGTCGACCACCCGCTCCGGGTACTCGGTCAGCAGCCACGCCCGCCCGCGCGACTGCGCGGTGACGGCGGCCAGCAGGCGCTCGCTGTCCCCGGTGGTCAAGTACATCAGCAGCCCCTCGGCCACCCACACGACCGGTTCCCCCGGCCGGAAGCCCGCCGCGAGGAGGTCACCACTCCAGTCCGCGCGCAGGTCCACCCCGATCGGCACGCGGCGGCACGACGCCCGTGCGTGGTGGCGGGAGAGCACCGCGTCCTTGAAGTCGAGCACGGAGGCGTTGTCCAGTTCGAACACCGTCGTGTCCGGCGGCAGCGCCAGCCGGTACGGGCGGGTGTCCATGCTCGCCGCCACCAGCACCACCTGCCGGGCCCCGGCCGCGACGGCACGCAGGATGTGCTCGTCGTAGAACGGGGTGCGCAGCGTGAAGTACGAGCTGAACGCCGCCCACAGCGGGGAGACCTTGTCGTCGCGGGCCATGCCGATGCGGGGCAGGCCGGCACCGGTGAACGCGGTGGCCTCGGCGATGAACAGGCGCGCCCACGGGTCGTCGAAGAGCCTGTCGGGGCGAGCGGTCTCCTGGGCGCGCGCGTACGCGGTGAGCAGCGCCGTGGCGCGCACCCCTTCCGGTGCGGTCACTCGCTTCACGCCCATCGCCCCCAGGCTCGACATTGAATCACCGGAAACGATAGCGAAGCGTGTCGGCCTTGGTCCCTCCCACGTTGGGACTTACGGCCGTATCGGGTGTGCGCCGAACGGCGCAGACTGTTTCGCACGTGCTGGTGTTCGGGACACCGGTACGGCGGGGGCGGGTGGCGGTCAATCGGGGACACGCCGCTCGCACGGAGCGTTCCGCGACGGCCGGTCGGGGCGACACAGCCGGGTCGGAAGCTCCCCGCTGGGGCAGTCCGGATCACCGGGCTGCCCCAGCTTCAGCTTCGGGCCGCGGCATCGCGGCCTTCCGCGAAGAAGGCGGCGATGTCGGGAAGCTCGCGCAGCGCCCGGGCGGCACCGAAGGGGGCGGTCCAAAAAGGACCCTGGCGTGGCCGGTGCGGGCCGACGTAGGCATAGGGCTCGGGCGAGTACCCGTCGCCGGGGGAGACCCCGTAGTTGATCTCGTCGACGGTGACGGCGAGATCGAAGTGCTCCGGCCACAGCACCGGTTCCCCCGCGGGCGCGAACCGCCGCAGCGCCTCCTCCCCGGCGGCGAAGGCCTCGACGGCGGCCCGTAGCGCCGTGGGATCGAGCACGATCCGCTCGTCCGGCCCGGCGCCGGAGCCGTCCTTGTACAGCCCCGCCGGCGAGCCCGCCTCGACACCGGCGGCCCGGGCGACGTCGCGGTAGGTCGCGCCCTCCAACGGAATCCGCCGGGTGCCCGCCACGAGCTGGTCGCCCTCGACGCGCAGGTCCGGTTCGAGTGTGGTGCCGAACCCGCCAGGCGTGGCGCGCAACCTGATCCGCCCCGACGCCCGGTGCTGCGGGCCGGCGAGCACCAGTTCGGCGATGCCGTGCAGCGACCGGAGAGTCGCTTCCGTCGCGTTCATCGGGTTTCCTCCCTCTCCACACTGCGGTCCAACCTAGCCGGGCCCCAGGAGGCGTGACGGTGTCCGCGGCGATGTCCCAGCTCGGTAATCACCCGGACCGCTTTCACCGTGCGGATCACCCGTTTCCGCACGGTGGGCTCCGCCTGCCCGGTGGCGACCGCAGGTCGCCGACGGCGCCCGGCTCGCGGTGGTGCTCGCGCTCA
Proteins encoded in this region:
- a CDS encoding SDR family NAD(P)-dependent oxidoreductase, producing the protein MTAAHLVGRLADTLLDRTVLGGYPRWGLELRRRLPGWPADPAPGALRGRSVLITGANSGLGKATAAGVARLGACAHLLVRDPVKGEHARAELLAEIPGADVRLWCCDVSDLEDVQRFTAKFAAAESKLDVLVHNAGVLPDRRTTSAQGHEQTLATHVLGPLRMTESLRPHLRAAGAARVILLSSGGMYTQKLPTGDLEYRDGSYRGATAYARTKRVQVALLPILAQRWAADGIRVHGTHPGWADTPGVADSLPGFHRLTGRILRDPAQGADTTVWLAATTPAPPGGQLWHDRRPRPADLVPWTHASDADRQAVWAECARAAGIDPGETG
- a CDS encoding metallophosphoesterase, with product MIVLAHLSDTHLDGSEHRAARAKRVLDYLTDLPGPVAAVLVTGDLADHGTPAEYEEVRKTLASANPVFTCPGNHDVRESYRSVLLGERAGGGPVNRLHHAGGAVFAMCDSSIPGRDEGYLDDETLAWLGDALAATDADTPVFVCFHHPPVRLHSPFIDGTRQRGEERLAALLARYPQVVAVLCGHAHTGAASSFAGKPLRVAPGVVSTLKLPWEHRDDLDYDLPPAIAFHVLDDDRRLTTHYRVVP
- a CDS encoding TetR/AcrR family transcriptional regulator — translated: MATGSERTPSRRERPAKPALTRAGIIAAAVGIMRAEGLQKVTMRRLAQELDTGAASLYVYVANTAELHAAVLDELLGTVDLAPVHARGDWRDRLIAVLTSYTAVLFDHPGLARSAVVARPSGKHYLELIEALLALLDEGGVPRAQAAWGVDVLLQHGTATAAEHSAAGPGTGSAEHSMAEHSGTGPAKHSAANPGTSPGEHDWNALARAVRGPSHPHIAAIGADLLSGTPDERLAWGFRVLVNGIAYTPRTPTSQERS
- a CDS encoding SAM-dependent methyltransferase; protein product: MSSLGAMGVKRVTAPEGVRATALLTAYARAQETARPDRLFDDPWARLFIAEATAFTGAGLPRIGMARDDKVSPLWAAFSSYFTLRTPFYDEHILRAVAAGARQVVLVAASMDTRPYRLALPPDTTVFELDNASVLDFKDAVLSRHHARASCRRVPIGVDLRADWSGDLLAAGFRPGEPVVWVAEGLLMYLTTGDSERLLAAVTAQSRGRAWLLTEYPERVVDEATMTSRATDEAERVSAMMMANLVRRGPDTEPAPWVARHGWTAEVTDIAAETRRHGRPVPDVFDHGAPDRVGVWLLSATR